The Suncus etruscus isolate mSunEtr1 chromosome 14, mSunEtr1.pri.cur, whole genome shotgun sequence genome contains a region encoding:
- the SALL1 gene encoding sal-like protein 1, whose product MSRRKQAKPQHFQSDPEVASLPRRDGNTEKGQPSRPTKSKDAHVCGRCCAEFFELSDLLLHKKNCTKNQLVLIVNESPASPPETFAPSPTPENPDEQMNDTRNKAELVDCSDLSEHSGLDREESMEVEASATGPGGSGSGGPPPSHSSSSSTGTSAITTSLPQLGDLTTLGSFSVINSNVIIENLQSTKVAVAQFSQEARCSGASGGKLAVPALMEQLLALQQQQIHQLQLIEQIRHQILLLASQNADLPTSSSPSQGPLRTSANPLSTLSSHLSQQLAAAAGLAQSLASQSASISGVKQLPPIQLPQSSSGHTIIPSNSGSSPNVNILAAAVTTPSSEKVASSAGASHASNTTASASSSPAFAISSLLSPTSNPLLPQPAPANSVFPSPLPNIGTTAEDLNSLSALAQQRKSKPPNVTAFEAKSSSDEAFFKHKCRFCAKVFGSDSALQIHLRSHTGERPFKCNICGNRFSTKGNLKVHFQRHKEKYPHIQMNPYPVPEHLDNIPTSTGIPYGMSIPPEKPVTSWLDTKPVLPTLTTSVGLPLPPTLPSLTPFIKTEEPAPIPISHSASSPPGSVKSDSGAPEPAIRNLGGPPEEGEGSTAPLPGGKSEESGSGVATSSAPVVASSGPLNSPVTDSGPGSTTTLTNPLLPLMSEQFKAKFPFGGLLDSSQASETSKLQQLVENIDKKASDPNECIICHRVLSCQSALKMHYRTHTGERPFKCKICGRAFTTKGNLKTHYSVHRAMPPLRVQHSCPICQKKFTNAVVLQQHIRMHMGGQIPNTPVPDSYPESMESDTGSFDEKNFDDLDNFSDENIEDCPEGSIPDTPKSADASQDSLSSSPLPLEMSSIAALENQMKMINAGLAEQLQASLKSVENGSVEGDVLTNDSSSVGGDMESQSAGSPAISESTSSMQALSPSNSTQEFHKSPGVEEKPQRAGPSEFANGLSPTPVNGGALDLTSSHAEKIIKEDSLGILFPFRDRGKFKNTACDICGKTFACQSALDIHYRSHTKERPFICTVCNRGFSTKGNLKQHMLTHQMRDLPSQLFEPSSNLGPNQNSAVIPANSLSSLIKTEVNGFVHFTPQDSKDTPTSQVSSGPLSSSATSPVLLPALPRRTPKQHYCNTCGKTFSSSSALQIHERTHTGEKPFACTICGRAFTTKGNLKVHMGTHMWNSTPARRGRRLSVDGPMTFLGGNPVKFPEMFQKDLAARSGSGDPSSFWNQYAAALSNGLAMKANEISVIQNGGIPPIPGSLGSGSSSPISGLTGNLEKLQNSEPGAPLAGLEKMASSENGTNFRFTRFVEDSKEIVTS is encoded by the exons AAGCGAAGCCTCAACATTTCCAATCCGACCCCGAAGTGGCCTCGCTCCCCCGGCGAGATG GCAACACAGAGAAGGGTCAGCCCAGTCGCCCCACTAAGAGCAAGGATGCCCACGTCTGTGGCCGGTGCTGTGCCGAGTTCTTTGAATTATCTGATCTTCTGCTCCACAAGAAGAACTGTACTAAAAATCAATTAGTTCTCATCGTCAATGAAAGCCCGGCCTCCCCACCTGAAACCTTCGCCCCCAGCCCCACTCCAGAGAACCCTGATGAGCAAATGAATGACACCAGGAACAAAGCAGAGCTGGTCGACTGCAGCGACCTCTCGGAACACAGCGGACTGGACAGGGAAGAGTCCATGGAGGTGGAGGCGTCGGCGACAGGCCCAGGTGGCAGTGGCAGTGGCGGCCCCCCACCCAGCCACAGCAGCAGCTCCTCCACAGGTACCTCAGCGATCACAACCTCTCTACCTCAGCTCGGGGACCTGACGACACTGGGCAGCTTCTCCGTCATCAACAGCAATGTCATCATTGAGAACCTTCAGAGCACCAAGGTGGCGGTGGCCCAGTTCTCCCAGGAAGCGAGGTGCAGTGGGGCCTCAGGGGGTAAGTTGGCCGTCCCAGCCCTCATGGAGCAGCTCTTAGCCCTGCAGCAGCAACAGATCCACCAGCTGCAACTGATCGAGCAGATTCGTCACCAAATATTGCTGTTGGCATCTCAGAACGCAGACCTGCCAACATCTTCCAGTCCTTCTCAAGGTCCTTTACGAACATCTGCCAACCCCTTGTCCACACTAAGTTCCCATTTATCTCAGCAGCTGGCGGCAGCAGCTGGATTAGCACAGAGCCTCGCGAGCCAATCTGCCAGCATCAGCGGTGTGAAACAGCTCCCCCCAATCCAGCTACCTCAGAGCAGTTCTGGCCACACCATCATCCCATCCAACAGCGGCTCTTCCCCCAACGTCAACATCCTGGCAGCAGCAGTTACCACCCCATCCTCGGAAAAAGTGGCTTCAAGTGCTGGTGCCTCCCATGCCAGCAACACAACAGCCTCGGCATCATCCTCACCAGCTTTTGCAATAAGCAGTTTGTTAAGTCCTACATCTAATCCACTTCTACCTCAGCCAGCCCCTGCTAACTCGGTCTTCCCTAGCCCCTTGCCCAACATTGGAACAACTGCAGAGGATTTGAACTCCTTGTCTGCCTTGGCCCAGCAACGAAAAAGCAAGCCACCAAATGTCACTGCCTTCGAAGCAAAGAGTTCCTCCGATGAGGCATTCTTCAAACACAAGTGCAGGTTCTGCGCCAAGGTCTTTGGGAGCGACAGTGCCTTGCAGATTCACCTGCGCTCCCACACGGGCGAGAGGCCATTCAAGTGCAACATCTGCGGGAACCGCTTCTCCACCAAGGGGAACCTCAAAGTCCACTTCCAGCGCCACAAAGAGAAATACCCACATATCCAGATGAACCCCTACCCTGTGCCTGAGCATTTGGACAATATCCCTACAAGTaccggcatcccctatggcatGTCCATTCCTCCGGAAAAGCCAGTCACCAGCTGGCTTGACACCAAACCAGTCTTGCCCACTCTGACCACTTCAGTGGGCCTGCCGCTGCCCCCCACCCTGCCAAGCCTCACCCCCTTCATCAAGACGGAAGAGCCAGCCCCCATTCCTATCAGTCATTCTGCCTCCAGCCCCCCAGGCTCCGTTAAAAGTGACTCtggggcccctgagcctgccatcaGAAACTTAGGTGGGCCCCCTGAGGAGGGCGAAGGATCTACTGCACCACTCCCTGGAGGCAAAAGTGAGGAGAGTGGCAGTGGTGTGGCCACTAGCTCTGCCCCGGTGGTGGCCAGCAGCGGTCCCCTGAATTCCCCAGTGACTGACAGTGGCCCGGGAAGCACCACCACGCTCACCAACCCTCTATTGCCACTCATGTCAGAACAGTTCAAGGCGAAGTTTCCCTTCGGGGGCCTCTTGGACTCCTCCCAAGCCTCTGAGACGTCCAAGCTCCAGCAGTTGGTGGAGAACATTGACAAGAAGGCCAGTGACCCCAATGAGTGTATCATCTGCCACCGGGTACTCAGCTGCCAGAGTGCCTTGAAGATGCACTACCGCACGCACACTGGGGAGAGGCCCTTCAAGTGTAAGATCTGCGGCCGGGCCTTCACCACCAAAGGGAACCTAAAGACCCACTACAGCGTCCACCGGGCGATGCCCCCACTCCGAGTCCAGCATTCCTGCCCCATCTGCCAGAAGAAGTTTACCAACGCAGTGGTCCTACAGCAGCACATTCGAATGCACATGGGAGGGCAGATTCCCAACACCCCTGTCCCCGACAGCTACCCCGAGTCCATGGAGTCAGACACAGGCTCCTTTGATGAGAAAAATTTTGATGACCTAGACAACTTCTCCGATGAAAATATAGAAGACTGTCCTGAGGGCAGCATCCCAGACACGCCCAAGTCTGCGGATGCATCCCAAGACAGCCTGTCGTCTTCGCCTTTGCCCCTAGAGATGTCGAGCATCGCTGCTTTGGAGAACCAGATGAAGATGATCAATGCTGGCCTGGCCGAGCAGCTGCAGGCCAGCCTGAAGTCGGTGGAGAATGGGTCAGTTGAGGGGGATGTGCTGACCAATGATTCATCCTCAGTGGGTGGTGATATGGAGAGCCAGAGTGCTGGCAGCCCAGCCATCTCAGAGTCTACCTCCTCCATGCAGGCTCTGTCCCCATCCAACAGCACCCAAGAATTCCACAAGTCACCCGGTGTTGAGGAGAAGCCGCAGAGAGCAGGACCAAGCGagtttgccaatggtttgtcccCCACCCCAGTGAACGGTGGAGCTTTGGATTTGACCTCTAGCCATGCAGAGAAAATCATCAAAGAAGATTCTTTGGGAATCCTCTTCCCTTTTAGAGACCGgggtaaatttaaaaatactgctTGCGACATTTGTGGCAAAACCTTTGCTTGTCAGAGTGCCTTGGACATTCACTATAGAAGTCATACCAAAGAGAGACCGTTTATTTGCACAGTTTGCAATCGTGGCTTTTCCACAAAGGGTAATTTGAAGCAGCACATGTTGACACATCAGATGCGAGATCTACCATCACAGCTCTTTGAGCCAAGTTCCAACCTTGGCCCCAATCAGAACTCGGCGGTGATTCCCGCCAACTCGTTGTCATCTCTCATCAAAACAGAGGTCAACGGCTTCGTGCATTTTACTCCTCAGGACAGCAAGGACACCCCCACCAGTCAAGTTTCTTCTGGGCCTCTGTCATCCTCTGCCACGTCCCCAGTCCTGCTCCCAGCCCTGCCCAGGAGAACTCCCAAACAGCACTACTGCAACACATGTGGCAAGACCTTCTCCTCATCGAGTGCCCTGCAGATTCATGAGCGAACTCACACTGGAGAGAAACCCTTTGCTTGCACTATTTGCGGAAGAGCGTTCACAACAAAAGGCAATCTTAAG GTACACATGGGCACACACATGTGGAACAGCACCCCTGCAAGACGGGGCCGGCGGCTCTCTGTGGATGGCCCTATGACATTTCTAGGAGGCAATCCCGTCAAGTTCCCAGAAATGTTCCAGAAGGATTTGGCGGCCAGGTCAGGAAGTGGGGATCCTTCCAGTTTCTGGAAT